A single region of the Triticum dicoccoides isolate Atlit2015 ecotype Zavitan chromosome 2B, WEW_v2.0, whole genome shotgun sequence genome encodes:
- the LOC119366535 gene encoding caffeic acid 3-O-methyltransferase-like — translation MRPFSSPSPVHRRGKLAGRATRSAHIWPRCNWRRPRCWRAAPTRRSRPWSCSRRATRARPSPARVPQCLLRTHSRRRYVLLLAWPRLHEAVLDPAGAEPFARAHAGLPAYAYYGQDREANEVMLRAVTGVSEPFMEVPLDGYFPGGGIEGVAMLVDVGGSSGAFLAMIMSRVPTIRQGLNFDLPDVVAAARSHLCEEGAGM, via the exons ATGCGCCCCTTCTCATCCCCTTCCCCGGTTCATCGGAGAGGAAAATTGGCAGGTCGAGCGACCAGATCCGCCCACATCTGGCCCCGTTGCAACTGGCGACGACCGCGGTGTTGGCGGGCGGCGCCAACACGCCGCTCTCGGCCGTGGAGCTGCTCCCGCCGGGCCACCCGAGCCCGTCCGTCGCCTGCTCGCGTCCCGCAGTGTCTTCTCCGAACACACAGCCGACGGCGGTACGTGCTTCTGCTGGCGTGGCCACGGCTCCACGAGGCCGTGCTCGACCCCGCCGGTGCCGAGCCCTTCGCGCGCGCCCACGCCGGCCTCCCTGCCTACGCCTACTATGGCCAGGACCGGGAGGCGAACGAGGTGATGCTCAGGGCCGTGACCGGCGTGTCGGAGCCGTTCATGGAGGTGCCGCTGGACGGGTACTTCCCCGGTGGAGGGATTGAGGGCGTGGCCATGCTCGTCGACGTCGGTGGCAGCTCCGGCGCCTTCCTCGCGATGATCATGAGCAGGGTGCCCACCATCCGCCAGGGACTCAACTTCGACCTGCCAGACGTCGTCGCCGCCGCGCGCTCCCATCTCTG TGAAGAAGGTGCAGGCATGTAG